A genome region from Manis javanica isolate MJ-LG chromosome 3, MJ_LKY, whole genome shotgun sequence includes the following:
- the LOC118967990 gene encoding uncharacterized protein, with the protein MRPQRCLPEGRPPARPPRGGAYLTRGSSPRRFLRAEGSTGAQICELRFTSVSQPRRGFARRRKPGEKTRVAWRPGGHSPKVNSSPTSELPPGPRPGRGTCPKASFGISSSTSTTISLPFQWEALPMASDFQNKGRELGSYQSVEDLLAYGWMDRSTDLVLLRYRQMAAAPNPSSGYNLNRILRSSNYLKSLIWWCRHLLININGVHINGLHLSKADVRL; encoded by the exons ATGCGCCCGCAGCGCTGCCTGCCCGAGGGCCGGCCGCCCGCGCGGCCACCACGTGGCGGGGCTTATCTGACCCGCGGCTCCTCTCCCCGAAGGTTTCTGCGGGCGGAGGGAAGCACTGGGGCCCAAATATGTGAACTTCGGTTTACTTCTGTTTCCCAGCCCCGGAGAGGATTTGCCCGAAGACGTAAGCCTGGGGAAAAAACCCGAGTGGCGTGGCGCCCTGGGGGCCACTCACCGAAAGTTAACTCTTCGCCAACCTCTGAACTGCCGCCTGGCCCCAGACCTGGCAGGGGGACTTGCCCTAAGGCCAGCTTTGGCATCTCCTcgtccacctccaccaccatcagcCTTCCTTTTCAGTGGGAGGCTCTGCCAATGGCCAGCGATTTTCAGAATAAAGGAAGAGAACTAG GATCTTACCAGTCCGTGGAGGACTTGCTTgcatatggatggatggatagatcgACTGATCTTGTGTTATTACGATACAGACAGATGGCAGCCGCACCGAATCCTTCATCAGGCTATAATTTAAATAGAATTCTAAGATCTAGCAACTATTTAAAATCCCTCATCTGGTGGTGCAGGCATTTATTAATCAATATTAACGGTGTCCATATTAATGGACTACACCTTTCTAAAGCTGACGTTAGATTGTGA